One segment of Micromonospora parathelypteridis DNA contains the following:
- a CDS encoding MarR family winged helix-turn-helix transcriptional regulator: MTNVFDDPRITAVGLLFEAHAGLSARFNAQLEEHGLSAVEFEVITRLARSPGNQLRMTDLAAQTSLSTSGVTRVVDRMERDGLLTRRACPNDRRSSYAVVTAAGMHRLNETLPGHLQMIEQWFTGQLDPKALAALLDGLRRVRDAAHPCATAGSDDVSPEQQTATTDSARHR, translated from the coding sequence GTGACCAACGTGTTCGACGATCCCCGGATCACCGCCGTCGGCCTGCTCTTCGAGGCACACGCCGGGCTGTCAGCCCGGTTCAACGCCCAACTCGAGGAGCACGGCCTCTCCGCGGTCGAGTTCGAGGTCATCACCCGACTGGCCCGCTCGCCGGGCAACCAACTACGCATGACCGACCTCGCGGCGCAGACCTCGCTGTCGACCAGTGGCGTGACGCGCGTGGTGGACCGGATGGAACGGGACGGGCTGCTCACCCGCCGGGCATGCCCGAACGACCGGCGCAGCTCGTACGCGGTGGTCACCGCCGCCGGGATGCACCGACTGAACGAGACGCTACCCGGACATCTGCAGATGATCGAGCAATGGTTCACTGGCCAACTCGACCCGAAGGCACTGGCGGCTCTTCTGGACGGGCTGCGTCGAGTCCGTGACGCCGCGCATCCGTGCGCCACCGCCGGCAGCGACGACGTCAGCCCTGAGCAGCAGACCGCCACCACCGACAGCGCCAGACACCGCTGA
- a CDS encoding YceI family protein, with protein MTSSTDAVTRDWDGLTIPAAGTYALDVAHKRVGFVARHMMVSKVRGEFKEANATITVAEDPLQSSVVATIQAASIDTTQTDRDAHLRSPEFLDSEKFPTLEFRSTGVKSRRGSEFVLTGELSIKDVTRPVELEVEFEGVGRSPFGQDIFGFSASTEIDREEFGLTWNVALETGGVLVSRKIKIEIEGEAVRQA; from the coding sequence ATGACCAGCAGCACCGACGCGGTTACCCGCGACTGGGACGGCCTCACCATCCCGGCGGCCGGCACCTACGCGCTCGACGTGGCGCACAAGCGTGTTGGCTTCGTTGCCCGGCACATGATGGTCAGCAAGGTTCGCGGTGAGTTCAAGGAGGCGAACGCCACCATCACCGTTGCCGAGGACCCGCTGCAGTCGTCGGTCGTCGCGACCATCCAGGCCGCCAGTATCGACACCACCCAGACCGACCGGGACGCGCACCTGCGCAGCCCCGAGTTCCTGGACTCCGAGAAGTTCCCGACGCTCGAGTTCCGCAGCACCGGGGTCAAGTCCCGTCGTGGCAGCGAGTTCGTGCTCACCGGCGAGCTGAGCATCAAGGACGTCACCCGGCCGGTCGAGCTGGAGGTGGAGTTCGAGGGTGTCGGCCGCAGCCCGTTCGGCCAGGACATCTTCGGTTTCTCCGCGAGCACCGAGATCGACCGTGAGGAGTTCGGCCTGACCTGGAACGTCGCCCTGGAGACCGGGGGCGTGCTGGTCAGCCGCAAGATCAAGATCGAGATCGAGGGCGAGGCCGTCCGCCAGGCCTGA
- a CDS encoding glutamate--cysteine ligase produces the protein MGRDVSQGAFTRDDRVRYRQKVRRCLDVFALMLDDFGFDADRPMTGLEIELNLVDSAAEPAMRNEEILADIADPLFQTELGQFNLELNAEPRLIEGTGFADYEHDLRGSLSRADERAAKSDAKIVLVGILPTLTEGHLVEDNLSTNERYRVLNDQIVGARGEDIELDIRGVEQLQTHTDSIAPEAACTSLQFHLQVAPDSFADYWNASQAIAGVQVAIGANSPFLYGRQLWAETRIALFQQATDTRPDELKAQGVRPRVWFGERWITSIFDLFEENVRYFPPLLPICEDEDPVEVLHAGGVPQLGELRLHNGTVYRWNRPVYDIMNGRPHLRVENRVLPAGPTVVDMLANAAFYFGLARGLAEADRPIWSQLTFSSAEENFHAAARRGLDAALHWPGLGDVPVTRLVLEQLLPTAAAGLDGFGVAPAQRDRLLGIIEQRCRTGRNGAVWQTEAVWAAERHHGMDRAAALHHMVQRYAELQRANEPVHTWPVN, from the coding sequence ATGGGCAGGGACGTCTCGCAGGGCGCCTTCACCCGCGATGATCGCGTCCGCTACCGGCAGAAGGTGCGGCGGTGCCTCGACGTCTTCGCCCTGATGCTGGATGACTTCGGTTTCGACGCCGACCGGCCGATGACCGGTCTGGAGATCGAGCTCAACCTGGTCGACTCGGCCGCCGAGCCGGCGATGCGCAACGAGGAGATCCTCGCCGACATCGCCGACCCGCTGTTCCAGACCGAGCTGGGGCAGTTCAACCTGGAACTCAACGCCGAGCCCCGACTGATCGAAGGCACCGGCTTCGCCGACTACGAGCACGACCTGCGCGGCAGCCTCTCCCGGGCCGACGAGCGCGCGGCCAAGTCCGACGCGAAGATCGTCCTGGTCGGGATCCTGCCCACCCTCACCGAGGGGCACCTGGTCGAGGACAACCTCTCCACCAACGAGCGTTACCGGGTGCTCAACGACCAGATCGTTGGCGCCCGCGGCGAGGACATCGAGCTGGACATCCGCGGCGTCGAGCAGTTGCAGACGCACACCGACTCGATCGCCCCCGAGGCCGCCTGCACCAGCCTCCAGTTCCACCTCCAGGTGGCACCGGACAGCTTCGCCGACTACTGGAACGCGTCCCAGGCCATCGCCGGCGTGCAGGTGGCGATCGGGGCGAACAGCCCCTTCCTGTACGGACGCCAACTGTGGGCCGAAACTCGGATCGCCCTGTTCCAGCAGGCCACCGACACTCGACCGGACGAGCTCAAGGCCCAGGGCGTACGACCCCGGGTGTGGTTCGGCGAGCGGTGGATCACCTCGATCTTCGATTTGTTCGAGGAGAACGTCCGGTACTTTCCGCCGCTGCTGCCGATCTGCGAGGACGAGGACCCCGTGGAGGTGCTGCACGCCGGCGGGGTGCCACAGCTCGGGGAGCTGAGGCTGCACAACGGCACGGTCTACCGGTGGAACCGCCCGGTCTACGACATCATGAACGGCCGACCGCACCTGCGGGTGGAGAACCGGGTGCTGCCGGCCGGTCCGACGGTGGTGGACATGCTCGCCAACGCGGCCTTCTACTTTGGGCTGGCGCGAGGGCTGGCCGAGGCGGACCGTCCGATCTGGAGCCAACTCACCTTCAGCTCCGCCGAGGAGAACTTCCACGCCGCTGCCCGACGTGGTCTCGACGCCGCGCTGCACTGGCCCGGGCTCGGCGATGTGCCGGTCACCCGGCTGGTGCTGGAGCAGTTGCTGCCCACCGCCGCGGCCGGACTGGACGGGTTCGGTGTGGCCCCAGCACAACGGGACCGGCTGCTCGGCATCATCGAGCAGCGCTGCCGAACCGGCCGCAACGGTGCCGTCTGGCAGACCGAGGCGGTCTGGGCAGCGGAGCGACACCACGGCATGGACCGAGCGGCAGCCCTGCACCACATGGTCCAGCGCTACGCCGAACTACAGCGCGCCAACGAACCCGTCCACACCTGGCCAGTCAACTAA
- a CDS encoding PASTA domain-containing protein has protein sequence MTDTNTGQQDAAGGRDGGSPGRASVLLGGGLAAVLLAAIGATGGWLLAGDGDNPSGDPLAVSTTSGPPTGRATASRPSTGRTTPSAVRTSATATKGTGLTVPPVVGSDFLQAREMLRKQRLGWRLVFGSGAGRTVESASPEVGAEVARGTTVQLQVAGPAPSAEVPDVVGKDCAKAVDDLIDEGLYPRYISGRNGKVAKQEPAEDGPARWNDEVSIWCGSGPPDQPTAKPTS, from the coding sequence ATGACGGACACGAACACGGGCCAGCAGGATGCCGCCGGTGGGCGCGACGGCGGCAGTCCAGGACGGGCCAGCGTACTGCTGGGTGGTGGGTTGGCCGCTGTGCTGCTCGCCGCGATCGGTGCGACCGGCGGCTGGCTGCTGGCTGGCGACGGCGACAACCCCTCGGGGGATCCGCTGGCGGTCTCGACCACGAGCGGTCCGCCGACCGGCCGGGCCACCGCGTCCCGGCCGAGCACCGGCCGGACCACGCCATCGGCCGTCCGGACCTCCGCCACGGCGACCAAGGGGACCGGCCTGACCGTGCCGCCGGTGGTCGGCTCCGACTTCTTGCAGGCCCGGGAAATGCTGCGCAAGCAGCGGCTGGGTTGGCGGCTGGTCTTCGGCAGCGGCGCGGGTCGTACGGTCGAGAGCGCCTCGCCGGAGGTGGGTGCCGAGGTCGCCCGGGGTACGACGGTGCAACTGCAGGTGGCTGGGCCAGCGCCGTCCGCCGAGGTGCCGGACGTGGTCGGTAAGGACTGCGCCAAGGCCGTCGACGATTTGATCGACGAGGGTCTGTACCCGCGTTACATCAGCGGCCGCAACGGAAAGGTCGCCAAGCAGGAGCCGGCCGAGGACGGCCCTGCCCGTTGGAACGACGAGGTCAGCATCTGGTGTGGATCTGGCCCGCCGGACCAGCCGACCGCGAAACCCACTTCCTGA
- a CDS encoding PASTA domain-containing protein codes for MSDDRQEPPAGEHDNDRTRPLPPADRPEPPRPARPAAEPEETAPIDRAVPARPAVSPDQTVPIDRSAATQPGPPVDRTARLPEEAPASPSWSGRAEVRPPRSAEPAGEWYVEEQGGRRWWLPILWGVLALLLAALVGGALWLVLSRQDDDPDDPGSTPSLPPTSATSAAPTSASPSSAAPTSESPSSPATTSEPAGVPVPPLAGLPQATAEGLLGRLGIAYRVVYRPSELPPGTVVGTEPGTGTPVSTDEQVLLIISQARPSAGVSPTTPIPTSSRTP; via the coding sequence ATGAGCGACGACCGCCAGGAGCCGCCCGCCGGCGAGCACGACAATGACCGGACCCGCCCCCTGCCACCCGCAGATCGCCCGGAGCCACCCCGACCGGCCCGACCCGCCGCCGAGCCGGAGGAAACGGCACCGATCGACCGAGCTGTCCCGGCTCGTCCCGCCGTGTCGCCTGACCAGACCGTGCCGATCGATCGTTCCGCCGCCACTCAGCCGGGCCCGCCGGTGGACCGGACGGCGCGGTTACCCGAGGAGGCGCCGGCCTCGCCGTCGTGGTCCGGGCGGGCCGAGGTCCGACCGCCCCGGTCGGCCGAACCCGCCGGGGAGTGGTACGTCGAGGAGCAGGGCGGCCGGCGTTGGTGGCTGCCGATCCTCTGGGGCGTCCTCGCGCTGCTGCTCGCCGCCCTGGTCGGGGGAGCGCTCTGGTTGGTGCTCTCCAGGCAGGATGACGACCCGGATGACCCGGGTTCCACCCCGTCACTCCCGCCGACCAGTGCCACCAGCGCCGCACCGACCAGCGCATCACCCAGCTCGGCCGCGCCGACCAGTGAGTCGCCGAGCAGCCCGGCGACCACCAGCGAGCCGGCCGGGGTGCCGGTGCCACCACTCGCCGGCCTGCCGCAGGCCACCGCCGAGGGGTTGCTGGGCCGGCTCGGCATTGCCTACCGGGTGGTGTACCGCCCGTCGGAGTTGCCGCCGGGGACGGTGGTGGGCACCGAGCCCGGAACGGGCACGCCGGTCTCGACCGACGAACAGGTGCTGTTGATCATCTCCCAGGCCCGGCCCTCGGCCGGGGTGAGCCCGACCACGCCGATCCCGACGTCGTCGAGGACGCCGTGA
- a CDS encoding helix-turn-helix domain-containing protein translates to MSERRSPTIRRRRLGAELRRQRESAGITIEVVAEQLECSASKVSRIETGHTTATPRDVRDMLRIYGVVGAESDELVQIAREARQKGWWHPYSTVLVGAYVGLEAAASSIRAYEQQVVPGLLETEEYAGAMIRAARPDFTADQVHQRVRVRLGRQSLLTQDDPVDLWVVLDEAVVRRPVGGDEVMRGQLKRLVEVAELPNVTLQILPFEVGAHAGMDGTFTILSFPEPGDPDVVYAENATGGLFLEKSDELQKYSFIFDHIRAAAIRPEESVAHIAKLAEEPLWKWRPKGSPWT, encoded by the coding sequence ATGAGTGAGCGCCGCAGTCCCACCATCAGACGGCGGCGGCTCGGAGCCGAGCTGCGCCGCCAACGGGAGTCCGCCGGGATCACCATCGAAGTCGTCGCCGAGCAGCTGGAGTGCTCGGCGTCGAAGGTCTCCCGGATCGAGACCGGGCACACCACGGCCACCCCTCGCGACGTGCGCGACATGCTGCGGATCTACGGCGTGGTCGGTGCCGAGAGCGACGAGCTCGTGCAGATCGCCCGGGAGGCCCGACAGAAGGGCTGGTGGCATCCGTACAGCACGGTGCTCGTCGGCGCGTACGTCGGGCTGGAGGCGGCTGCGAGTTCGATTCGGGCGTACGAACAGCAGGTCGTGCCGGGTCTTTTGGAGACCGAGGAGTACGCCGGGGCGATGATCCGCGCCGCTCGTCCGGACTTCACCGCCGATCAGGTCCACCAAAGGGTGCGTGTCCGTCTGGGCCGTCAGTCGTTGTTGACCCAGGACGATCCGGTCGATCTGTGGGTGGTACTCGATGAGGCGGTGGTGCGTCGGCCGGTAGGCGGGGACGAGGTGATGCGTGGCCAACTCAAGCGGTTGGTCGAGGTGGCCGAGTTGCCGAACGTGACGCTGCAGATCCTGCCCTTCGAGGTGGGAGCGCATGCCGGCATGGACGGCACCTTCACGATCCTCAGCTTCCCCGAACCCGGTGATCCGGATGTTGTGTACGCGGAGAACGCCACGGGTGGGCTTTTCCTCGAGAAGAGCGACGAACTGCAGAAGTACAGCTTCATCTTTGATCACATCCGCGCTGCGGCCATACGTCCAGAGGAGTCCGTCGCACACATCGCAAAACTGGCAGAGGAGCCGTTGTGGAAATGGCGACCAAAAGGTTCCCCGTGGACCTGA
- a CDS encoding DUF397 domain-containing protein yields MATKRFPVDLTQAAWFKSSKSGPNCDNCVEVAYVTGAVGVRDSKDKAGPALVFAPGDWHAFVGGTRGGAFGAV; encoded by the coding sequence ATGGCGACCAAAAGGTTCCCCGTGGACCTGACGCAGGCAGCATGGTTCAAGAGCTCGAAGAGCGGGCCGAACTGTGACAACTGTGTCGAGGTGGCGTACGTGACGGGGGCGGTCGGAGTGCGGGACTCGAAGGACAAGGCGGGCCCAGCCCTGGTCTTCGCGCCGGGTGACTGGCACGCATTCGTCGGCGGCACCCGAGGCGGTGCGTTCGGCGCGGTCTGA
- a CDS encoding S8 family peptidase gives MGLPRRSVLVGVAMATVLAVGTPALAAEPAGAVRAAGGATAVPDSYIVVLKDSAVARDRVGDTARRLSGRHGGKVARTYSAALRGFEVTVSASAAARIAADPAVAYVEQNHTVSIFGTQTNPPSWGLDRIDQRNLPLNSSYTYPNTASNVRAYVIDTGVLYGHNDFGGRAVSGYDAVDGGSADDCNGHGTHVAGTVGGSAYGVAKGVQIVGVRVLNCQGSGTNAQVVAGIDWVTANAVKPAVANMSLGGGANSSIDTAVSNSINSGITYAVAAGNGNTLGVRQNACNYSPARVASAITVGATQNNDAAASFSNFGTCVDILAPGVNITSAWYTSSSATNTISGTSMASPHVAGAAALALSGNPSWSPQQVRDYLVNNSTPNVVTNVGTGTPNQLLYVVNGTPPANDFSVSVSPTSGSTAPGGSVTATVGTATTAGSAQSVSLSASGLPSGATASFSPSTVTSGGSSTLTIATSASTPAGSYPVTITGSGAAGTRTATYTLTVTGSGGGGCSGSNGTDVAIPDTGATVSSPITIAGCNRNASSSSTIAVNIVHTYRGDLVIDLIAPDGSAYRLKNSSYFDGADNVNTTYTANVSSEAANGTWRLQARDVYSGDTGYINTWTLTV, from the coding sequence ATGGGTCTTCCACGAAGGTCCGTACTGGTCGGGGTGGCCATGGCGACCGTGCTGGCCGTCGGTACCCCGGCCCTGGCCGCCGAACCCGCCGGTGCGGTCAGGGCGGCCGGCGGAGCCACTGCGGTGCCGGACAGCTACATCGTCGTTCTCAAGGACAGCGCGGTGGCCCGGGACCGGGTCGGCGACACCGCGAGGCGGCTCTCCGGACGTCACGGCGGCAAGGTGGCCCGCACGTACAGCGCGGCGTTGCGCGGTTTCGAGGTCACGGTGAGCGCCAGCGCGGCCGCGCGGATCGCCGCGGACCCGGCGGTGGCGTACGTCGAGCAGAACCACACCGTGTCCATCTTCGGGACGCAGACCAACCCGCCCTCCTGGGGCCTGGACCGGATCGACCAGCGGAACCTGCCCCTGAACAGCTCGTACACCTACCCGAACACGGCGTCCAACGTCCGCGCCTACGTCATCGACACCGGCGTGCTGTACGGGCACAACGACTTCGGCGGCCGGGCCGTCTCGGGCTACGACGCGGTGGACGGCGGCTCCGCCGACGACTGCAACGGCCACGGCACACACGTGGCGGGCACGGTCGGCGGCTCGGCGTACGGTGTGGCCAAGGGCGTCCAGATCGTCGGCGTCCGGGTGCTCAACTGCCAGGGCAGCGGCACCAACGCCCAGGTGGTGGCCGGCATCGACTGGGTGACCGCGAACGCGGTCAAGCCGGCGGTGGCGAACATGAGCCTCGGTGGTGGCGCCAACAGCTCGATCGACACGGCCGTCAGCAACTCGATCAACTCCGGCATCACGTACGCGGTCGCCGCCGGCAACGGCAACACCCTCGGCGTCCGGCAGAACGCCTGCAACTACTCCCCGGCGCGAGTCGCCTCCGCGATCACCGTGGGTGCGACGCAGAACAACGACGCCGCGGCGAGCTTCTCCAACTTCGGCACCTGCGTCGACATCCTGGCTCCGGGCGTCAACATCACCTCGGCCTGGTACACCAGCAGCAGCGCGACGAACACCATCAGCGGCACCTCGATGGCATCGCCGCACGTCGCCGGCGCGGCGGCGCTGGCGCTGTCCGGGAACCCGTCCTGGAGCCCGCAGCAGGTGCGGGACTATCTGGTCAACAACTCCACCCCGAACGTGGTGACCAACGTCGGCACCGGCACCCCAAACCAGCTGCTCTACGTCGTGAACGGCACTCCGCCGGCCAACGACTTCTCGGTGTCAGTGTCGCCGACCTCCGGCTCCACCGCTCCTGGTGGCTCGGTGACGGCCACCGTCGGCACGGCCACGACCGCCGGCTCCGCCCAGTCGGTCAGCCTTTCCGCCAGCGGCCTGCCGAGCGGCGCGACCGCGTCGTTCAGCCCGTCGACGGTGACGTCGGGCGGCTCGTCGACCCTCACCATCGCCACCTCGGCGAGCACGCCCGCCGGCAGCTACCCGGTCACGATCACCGGCAGCGGCGCGGCGGGCACCCGAACGGCCACCTATACGTTGACCGTGACCGGTTCGGGCGGCGGCGGGTGCTCCGGCAGCAACGGTACCGACGTCGCGATCCCGGACACCGGTGCCACGGTGAGCAGCCCGATCACGATCGCCGGCTGCAACCGCAACGCCTCGTCGAGCTCGACGATCGCGGTGAACATCGTGCACACCTACCGCGGTGACCTGGTGATCGACCTGATCGCTCCGGACGGCTCGGCGTACCGGCTGAAGAACAGCAGCTACTTCGACGGCGCGGACAACGTGAACACGACCTACACCGCCAACGTCTCCAGTGAGGCGGCGAACGGCACCTGGCGTCTGCAGGCGCGGGACGTCTACTCCGGCGACACCGGCTACATCAACACCTGGACCCTGACTGTCTGA
- a CDS encoding WecB/TagA/CpsF family glycosyltransferase, producing the protein MGAHRMTTRTKRNVLGVLVDATDYATATDAVVTAAHERRPLALTALAVHGVMTGVLDPAHNARLNSFDVVTPDGQPVRWALNLLHHAGLTDRVYGPTLTLHVLSRFADEGLPVYLYGSTEETLARLIPALERMFPALKIAGVEPSKFRAVQPGEDAEIADRIRSSGARLVLVGLGCPRQEVFAYAMRPLLDMPLMAVGAAFDYHAGLLRKPPPWMQRAGLEWFWRLGLEPKRLWRRYVILNPAYLTRLAAQKVGLWKARPPAPATERPATFSV; encoded by the coding sequence ATGGGTGCCCACCGCATGACCACGCGGACCAAGCGCAATGTGCTCGGCGTCCTGGTCGACGCCACCGACTACGCGACCGCGACCGATGCGGTGGTGACCGCGGCGCACGAGCGGCGCCCGCTCGCGCTGACCGCGTTGGCCGTGCACGGCGTGATGACCGGAGTGCTGGACCCGGCGCACAACGCGCGGCTCAACTCCTTCGACGTGGTCACGCCGGACGGGCAGCCGGTGCGCTGGGCGCTCAACCTGCTGCACCACGCCGGGCTCACCGACCGGGTCTACGGGCCGACGCTGACCCTGCACGTGCTGTCGCGCTTCGCCGACGAGGGGCTGCCGGTCTACCTGTACGGCTCGACCGAGGAGACCCTCGCCAGGTTGATCCCGGCACTGGAGCGGATGTTCCCGGCGCTGAAGATCGCCGGAGTGGAGCCGTCCAAGTTTCGTGCCGTCCAGCCGGGTGAGGACGCCGAGATCGCCGACCGGATCCGGTCCAGCGGTGCCCGGCTGGTCCTGGTCGGGCTCGGCTGCCCGCGCCAGGAGGTCTTCGCGTACGCCATGCGGCCGCTGCTCGACATGCCGCTGATGGCGGTCGGCGCGGCCTTCGACTACCACGCAGGGCTGCTGCGCAAGCCCCCGCCGTGGATGCAGCGCGCCGGTCTGGAGTGGTTCTGGCGTCTTGGCCTGGAGCCGAAGCGGCTCTGGCGCCGCTACGTCATCCTCAACCCGGCCTACCTGACCCGGCTCGCCGCCCAGAAGGTCGGCCTGTGGAAGGCCCGCCCGCCGGCCCCGGCCACCGAACGGCCGGCCACCTTCTCGGTCTGA
- a CDS encoding NAD-dependent epimerase/dehydratase family protein produces MLRWILPPMDREWRVSVALVTGSGGLIGSEAVRHFAGLGLDVVGIDNDMRRYFFGEDGSTSWSLERLGRDLGNAYTHFAVDIRDRDGLEQVFKKYGSDIAVVIHSAAQPSHDWAAKEPYTDFDVNAGGTLNILENTRRHAIDAPFIHCSTNKVYGDRPNSLPLIELETRYELPEDHRWYEGITEEMSIDHSLHSVFGASKVAADVMVQEYGRYFDMKTACFRGGTLTGPAHSAAELHGFLAYLMRCVMEGRTYNLFGYKGKMVRDAIHSRDVLTAFEAFFRAPRSAEVYNLGGGRHSNTSHIEAFRIAEEITGREARINYVEQNRTGDHQWYVSSMARFEAQYPDWKITYDVPMILQEIYEANVDKWVPTA; encoded by the coding sequence ATGCTGCGATGGATTCTGCCTCCGATGGACCGGGAGTGGCGTGTGAGTGTCGCGTTGGTGACAGGGTCGGGTGGCCTGATCGGCTCCGAGGCGGTCCGGCACTTCGCCGGCCTCGGTCTGGACGTCGTCGGCATCGACAACGACATGCGCCGGTATTTTTTCGGCGAGGACGGCTCCACATCCTGGAGCCTTGAGCGACTCGGGCGCGACCTGGGCAACGCGTACACCCATTTCGCGGTGGACATCCGGGACCGGGACGGTCTGGAGCAGGTGTTCAAGAAGTACGGCTCGGACATCGCCGTGGTGATCCACAGCGCTGCCCAGCCGAGCCACGACTGGGCAGCCAAGGAGCCGTACACGGACTTCGACGTGAACGCCGGCGGCACGCTCAACATCCTGGAGAACACCCGCAGGCACGCGATCGACGCGCCCTTCATCCACTGCTCGACCAACAAGGTCTACGGCGACCGGCCCAACAGCCTGCCGCTGATCGAGCTGGAGACACGGTACGAGCTGCCCGAGGACCACCGGTGGTACGAGGGCATCACCGAAGAGATGTCGATCGACCACTCGCTGCACTCGGTCTTCGGCGCCTCCAAGGTCGCGGCGGACGTGATGGTCCAGGAGTACGGGCGCTACTTCGACATGAAGACCGCCTGCTTCCGGGGCGGCACACTGACCGGTCCGGCGCACTCGGCGGCCGAGCTGCACGGGTTCCTGGCCTACCTGATGCGCTGTGTGATGGAAGGCCGGACATACAACCTGTTCGGCTACAAGGGCAAGATGGTCCGCGACGCGATCCACTCGCGCGACGTGCTGACCGCGTTCGAGGCGTTCTTCCGGGCTCCGCGTTCCGCGGAGGTCTACAACCTCGGTGGCGGCCGGCACTCCAACACCTCCCACATCGAGGCGTTCCGGATCGCCGAGGAGATCACCGGCCGCGAGGCGCGGATCAACTACGTCGAGCAGAACCGCACCGGCGACCACCAGTGGTACGTGAGCAGCATGGCCCGGTTCGAGGCGCAGTACCCGGACTGGAAGATCACTTACGACGTGCCCATGATCTTGCAAGAGATCTACGAGGCCAACGTGGACAAATGGGTGCCCACCGCATGA
- a CDS encoding FhaA domain-containing protein → MSSGPEEEPVSVLQRFEKRLEGLVEGAFAKVFKGVVHPVEILNAMQREAEAHKAILAGGRTLVPNRYVIDLSPFDHSRLAPYAAALAQELAQSQAEFIGEQAWTVYGDVIVEIERGEGLDTGMFRVTAEVYTGGEVAPVSAPGYDAGPPAYPAYDQGGGYGPPPGHGGGRNVRLVSGDGRTYPLQMGSTVIGRGDQANLRLPDVGISRRHARLDFDGGQVVLTDLGSTNGTMVNGQRVSAVALNPGDMVQLGTTTLTFRVDG, encoded by the coding sequence ATGTCCTCGGGACCCGAGGAGGAGCCGGTGAGCGTGCTGCAACGCTTCGAGAAGCGTCTGGAAGGCCTGGTCGAAGGGGCCTTCGCCAAGGTCTTCAAAGGGGTGGTCCACCCCGTGGAGATCCTCAACGCCATGCAGCGGGAGGCCGAGGCGCACAAGGCGATCCTGGCCGGTGGGCGCACGTTGGTGCCCAACCGCTACGTGATCGATCTCTCGCCGTTCGACCACAGTCGGCTGGCGCCGTACGCCGCCGCGCTGGCCCAGGAATTGGCCCAGTCGCAGGCGGAGTTCATCGGCGAGCAGGCGTGGACGGTCTATGGCGACGTGATCGTCGAGATCGAGCGAGGCGAGGGCCTGGACACGGGCATGTTCCGTGTCACGGCCGAGGTCTACACCGGTGGCGAGGTCGCCCCCGTGTCGGCACCCGGCTACGACGCCGGCCCGCCCGCCTACCCCGCGTACGACCAGGGTGGTGGCTACGGCCCGCCGCCAGGGCACGGTGGCGGTCGCAACGTGCGGCTGGTCTCCGGTGACGGACGCACCTACCCCCTTCAGATGGGGTCGACGGTGATCGGTCGCGGCGACCAGGCCAATCTGCGCCTGCCCGACGTCGGCATCTCCCGGCGACACGCCCGGCTGGACTTCGACGGGGGGCAGGTCGTGCTGACCGATCTGGGGTCGACCAACGGCACCATGGTCAACGGGCAGCGGGTCTCCGCCGTCGCACTCAACCCCGGTGACATGGTTCAGCTCGGCACCACGACGCTGACCTTCCGCGTGGACGGCTGA
- a CDS encoding FHA domain-containing protein FhaB/FipA: MPELVITVARFGFLILLWIFVFTVVGVIRRDLFAGARSGRLVAAPRAVGASTGQAAKPAKVKRGRAAHQMVVTAGQLAGTRITLGEAQITIGRAEDSTLVITDDYASARHARLVPRDGQWYVEDLGSTNGTYLDRAKVTGPTPVPLGVPIRIGRTSLELRP, from the coding sequence TTGCCGGAACTGGTCATCACCGTTGCCCGGTTCGGGTTCCTGATCCTGCTGTGGATCTTCGTGTTCACGGTGGTCGGCGTGATCCGTCGGGACCTCTTCGCGGGCGCCCGGTCCGGTCGCCTGGTGGCCGCGCCACGCGCGGTGGGGGCCTCGACGGGGCAGGCGGCGAAGCCGGCGAAGGTGAAGCGGGGTAGGGCGGCACACCAGATGGTGGTGACGGCCGGTCAGCTGGCCGGCACCAGGATCACTCTCGGTGAAGCGCAGATCACCATTGGTCGAGCTGAGGACTCCACCCTGGTCATCACCGACGACTACGCCTCCGCGCGACACGCCCGGCTCGTGCCGCGCGACGGGCAGTGGTACGTCGAGGACCTCGGCTCGACTAACGGCACGTACCTAGATCGCGCTAAGGTCACCGGACCAACCCCCGTCCCCCTCGGCGTGCCGATCCGGATCGGCCGCACTTCCCTCGAATTACGGCCATGA